One segment of Paenibacillus sp. FSL R7-0337 DNA contains the following:
- the bglX gene encoding beta-glucosidase BglX, translated as MTKPFIQDLVNDMTLDEKLAQLTQLGPYYWGLDDTVDLTGPFKELNIEPQVIRSIGSVLNGIGARNVIELQTRHLESSRLKIPLIFMADVIHGYRTILPIPLAMGCSFDLDACEQFAEVAARESAAAGIHLTFSPMTDLVRDPRWGRVMETSGEDPYLNARVTESMVRGYQGKDLKEPGRIAACVKHFAGYGAPEGGREYNTVDMSTGVLREFYLPAYKAAVDAGVAMVMAAFNTIDRIPSSGNSKLLRGILREEWGFDGVTIADFNSVNELVPHGAAQDGREAALKSLVAGLDIEMMSTHYLNHAASLAQEGLLDLRLIDEAVTRVLELKDALGLFDNPFKDADPVADEADKPSPEHLQAAREMGARSIVLLKNEGGVLPLKRGMKIGLAGPFATSINVLGGWAGTEKDPAVSLYTGITGKIPAADLLTAMTSELGSMLEGVFDVEDASEAAYEQLKDCDVILAAVGENQQDTGEGGSKASLRLSANQEKLIHRLKATGKPVVTIVFSGRPLELAPVLESSDALVQAWFLGTESGNSIADVLFGDYNPSGRLSMSFPYSVGQIPVYYNAYQTGRPYDPQYPNVRYVTRYLDIPNDPLFCFGYGLSYSAFAYSGFTVEAAADGKVLASIQVENTSEVTGKETVQLYIRDVTASVVRPGKELKGFKQITLAPHEKQTVSFEITRDMLMFYGQDDQLVFEPGDFDIMLGANSSDHSTQRIWIG; from the coding sequence ATGACTAAACCGTTTATCCAGGATCTCGTGAACGATATGACACTAGACGAGAAGTTAGCCCAGCTTACCCAGCTTGGTCCGTACTATTGGGGTCTGGATGATACCGTGGATTTGACGGGTCCATTCAAAGAACTTAATATCGAGCCGCAGGTGATCCGAAGCATCGGAAGCGTTCTGAACGGCATCGGCGCCCGGAATGTCATTGAGCTGCAGACCCGGCATCTGGAATCCAGCCGCCTGAAGATCCCGCTGATCTTCATGGCCGATGTCATTCACGGCTACCGGACCATTCTGCCGATTCCGCTCGCTATGGGCTGTTCTTTCGATCTTGATGCCTGTGAGCAGTTCGCTGAGGTAGCCGCGCGGGAGAGCGCTGCCGCCGGCATTCACCTCACCTTCTCTCCAATGACCGATCTCGTGCGTGATCCGCGCTGGGGCCGGGTCATGGAGACCTCCGGTGAGGACCCTTACCTGAACGCCCGGGTGACCGAGAGCATGGTCCGGGGCTACCAGGGCAAGGACCTGAAGGAGCCGGGGCGGATCGCTGCCTGCGTGAAGCATTTCGCCGGCTACGGCGCGCCAGAAGGCGGCCGTGAATATAACACGGTGGACATGTCCACCGGCGTACTCCGCGAGTTCTATCTGCCAGCCTATAAGGCGGCAGTAGATGCCGGTGTCGCTATGGTGATGGCTGCGTTCAATACCATTGACCGCATTCCGTCCAGCGGCAACAGCAAGCTCCTGCGCGGCATTCTCCGCGAAGAATGGGGCTTTGATGGCGTAACCATCGCCGACTTCAACTCCGTGAATGAGCTGGTGCCCCACGGCGCAGCGCAAGACGGACGTGAAGCAGCGCTGAAGAGCCTGGTAGCGGGACTTGATATCGAGATGATGTCCACCCACTATCTGAACCACGCTGCCTCGCTTGCCCAGGAAGGTCTCCTCGACCTCCGCCTCATCGACGAAGCGGTTACGCGGGTACTGGAGCTTAAGGACGCCCTCGGCCTGTTCGACAATCCGTTCAAGGATGCCGACCCTGTAGCAGATGAAGCCGACAAGCCAAGTCCCGAGCATCTTCAGGCGGCACGCGAGATGGGGGCCCGCTCAATCGTTCTGCTGAAGAACGAAGGCGGAGTCCTGCCGCTGAAACGCGGGATGAAGATCGGCCTCGCCGGTCCCTTCGCTACCTCGATCAATGTTCTTGGCGGCTGGGCCGGTACCGAGAAAGACCCGGCGGTCTCTCTATACACGGGCATCACCGGCAAAATCCCGGCAGCAGACCTGCTCACAGCAATGACCAGCGAGCTGGGAAGCATGCTGGAGGGTGTATTCGATGTGGAGGATGCTTCCGAAGCGGCTTACGAGCAGTTGAAGGACTGTGATGTGATTCTTGCCGCAGTCGGCGAGAATCAGCAGGATACCGGGGAAGGCGGCAGCAAGGCGAGCCTGCGGCTGTCCGCCAATCAGGAGAAGCTGATCCACCGTCTCAAGGCAACTGGCAAGCCGGTGGTCACCATTGTGTTCAGCGGCCGTCCGCTGGAGCTTGCACCAGTGCTGGAGTCAAGTGACGCGCTGGTACAGGCCTGGTTCCTCGGCACAGAGTCGGGAAATTCCATTGCAGATGTGCTGTTCGGCGATTATAACCCGTCCGGACGCCTCTCCATGAGCTTCCCTTACTCCGTGGGACAGATCCCGGTGTACTATAATGCTTATCAGACGGGACGTCCTTATGATCCTCAGTATCCGAATGTGCGTTATGTAACCCGCTATCTGGATATTCCGAATGATCCGTTGTTCTGCTTCGGCTACGGCCTTAGCTATTCCGCCTTTGCCTACAGCGGCTTCACAGTAGAAGCTGCGGCAGACGGCAAGGTGCTTGCCTCCATCCAGGTGGAGAACACCTCGGAGGTTACCGGCAAGGAGACCGTACAGCTCTATATCCGCGATGTTACCGCAAGTGTGGTCCGTCCCGGCAAGGAGCTGAAGGGCTTCAAGCAGATTACCCTTGCCCCGCATGAGAAGCAGACGGTATCCTTCGAGATCACCAGAGACATGCTCATGTTCTACGGCCAGGATGATCAGCTGGTGTTCGAGCCTGGAGACTTCGATATCATGCTCGGCGCCAACTCCAGTGATCATAGCACGCAGCGGATCTGGATCGGCTGA